Below is a genomic region from Brassica oleracea var. oleracea cultivar TO1000 chromosome C9, BOL, whole genome shotgun sequence.
GTGTATGTGTATCATAAACTTTCACAACTCAACTAGAATAGTAACAAAGAATACTAACTAGTATCAAGACTCTTTACATTGTTGACTTTTATCTGTATATGTTTATAAAAAAGTATGTAATGTATATCTCTTGGAAAAAAACACATCTGGCTGGTCAAATGCCGTTCATGCTTGTAGTTTAGGGCAGACTGGCGAGCTTGGATTGGACATAGAACCTGCATGCAGGTAGGCAACATCATCATGTGTTAGTTTAAATTGCATACTAGCTACATCTAATTCAATCTGAGACTTTGCAAGACGTACATATATATGCTAGACAAGGTTGTTTGGTGGCTGGATCATCCTCAAAGGCAGGAGGCGCTTGGCCGTATATCATCTCGCAACTCATATCATCAAAATCTACAACAGAAAATGAAGAGAATGGGCAATTATGTTGAGGAAGAAGAGATTATATGGTGAGAAGGAGATTACTTACTCGGGTTCATGGTGAGTGGGAGGCCAAACTCATTGGTGAAGAAATCTTGTGTTGGGATCTTGCACATATTCACACACATTCCTACACACCCACTGTTCTCCAGATACCTTCAATATTAATAGAAGTAGCAAGTATGTGAACGATTTTGGGAGCTACGAATAATTTAGTAAAAATATAAATAAAATTTTTGAGGCTTTATGTTTATGTATATTAGGTTTTAAAATTTTGGAAATCATACACCAATGTTTCAGTTGCCGTGCCTATGTCCACAACAAGTAGTAATAGTCAAAAACAATTTGAACTTAATTGCTACCTGCATTTCTTTATACGAACGCCACTTCTCTGTTTCACCCCATTCACTTCCACTTCTATGACCTGAGAAGGACCAACCAACCAGTGAAAGAAAGGCACTGTAAGAGCTGCATTAAACTCTGCTGCCCATTTCGTAGGTGGAAACAGTTTTCTAAACTGTTCAGGAGCGCCAGGAGGAAGCATGGAGAGAAGAACCTCCCTCACAACCTCTTGCTGCTGCGTCCTAGATCTTCCTTGCATCACCCTCTTTGAAACCTCAACGAAGCTCTCGTAGTCGTAGTCCCAAAACCCTTTCTCCTTCATCTCATTCTTCTTCTTTGAGCCACCAAACTTTTCCATCTTTGATGTAGCGTACATCCTTATTCCCCTATGATTTGGCTTTCCTTTTTGTTATTTTGGATAAGCATTAGTTTTCCTTAAAAGATTAGGATTAAGACTTAAGATTCTAATCCCTAAGGATTTAGGATTTTATGTTATATATATATAGTGATCTCTTGATTTGTAAGAGACACAACTTTTGAATTATTGATTAATATACTTAGAGCTTTGGTGTTAACAAACTCTTGAATCCTTATTTCCGGGCATTCTTAGAATTCAACGGTATTAAGAAGGCTAAGTTAACGGGTATTCTTAGAATTCAATGTTACCTTCGCGTTATCGGTTACTAGACGGTACTTCCGCTCCGTCAATTGGTATCAGAAACTTGGAACTTTCGATCCTTATCGTTTGTTTTCGATCTTGTGATGGCTCCTCGACCAGGCAAAGAACCAGCTAACGACTGGACACACTTTCAACAATTCTTGGAAGATTTTCAAGAGAACTTTCATGATGAAATCCGCAGAACCTTGGCTGAATTCATTCAGCCAGGAGTTCAAGCCGGAGTTCAGGCCGCATTAACAGCAAACGCTCCACTTGCGCCAGCACCCCAGCGGCAACGTCGCAACAACAACCCAGTGTTTGAAGAACATGAAGACGGCGACATTGAAAACCCTTTTGGAGATCAAAATCGTCATCAACAGCAACATCACCATCAGCAACGCCAGAACAATGACGATCCTCGTTGAACTTCAGGGATTAAAATTGATATTCCTAAAGGAGGATCACAACCAGAGGAGCTACTTGATTGGTTTGTGACCGTCGATGAATTTATTGAATTCAAAGACGTTCCAGAACAGAAGAGGGTGCCTCTCATCTCAATACGTTTTCGTGGACATGCCGCGTCGTGGTGGAATCAACTTAAACTGTCACGTACACGACGAGGAAAAAAAAAATCACGTCATGGGACATGTTAAAGAAACATATGCGAAAATCATTCATTCCTTACAACTTTGAGCGTCTTCTGTTTCAGAAATTTCACAATATACGACAAGGATCACGCTCCGTTGAGGATTACGCTAACGAATTCTACCAGATGTTGACAAGAGTCGATATTCATGATTCTGAAGATCAGTTGGTAGCTCGTTTCATTGCAGGACTACAACCACAGCTACAGAATATGCTTCATCAGTTCGATCTGTGTTCTGTTTCAGAAGCGCGCCAACGGGCGTTACTCGTCGAACAGCAAACTCGCCTCAGCGCAAACCAATGGTCTGGTAACTCCAAATCTCGCAACACAACTACAGCGGAGGACACCAAGTCTGTGAATACT
It encodes:
- the LOC106314326 gene encoding beta-carotene isomerase D27, chloroplastic-like gives rise to the protein MYATSKMEKFGGSKKKNEMKEKGFWDYDYESFVEVSKRVMQGRSRTQQQEVVREVLLSMLPPGAPEQFRKLFPPTKWAAEFNAALTVPFFHWLVGPSQVIEVEVNGVKQRSGVRIKKCRYLENSGCVGMCVNMCKIPTQDFFTNEFGLPLTMNPNFDDMSCEMIYGQAPPAFEDDPATKQPCLAYICSMSNPSSPVCPKLQA